The Zalophus californianus isolate mZalCal1 chromosome 7, mZalCal1.pri.v2, whole genome shotgun sequence genome includes a region encoding these proteins:
- the NUP43 gene encoding nucleoporin Nup43 yields MEDIYAKFVSQKISKTRWRPVPPGSLQTADTFAAGSWDNEENYVSLWSIGDFGNLDSDGGFEGDHQLLCDIRHHGDVMDLQFFDQERIVAASSTGCVTVFLHHPNNQTLSVSQQWTTAHYHTGPGSPSCSSAPCTGVVCSNPEIVTVGEDGRINLFRVDHKEAVRTIDNADSSTLHAVTFLRTPEILTVNSIGQLKIWDFRKQGNEPSQILSLTGDRVPLHCVDRHPNQQHVVATGGQDGMLSIWDVRQGTMPVSLLKAHEAEMWEVHFHPSNPDHLFTCSEDGSLWHWDASTDVPEKSSLFNQGGRNSTFLSHSISNQANVHQSLISSWLSTDPAKDRIEITSLLPSRTLSVNSLDVLGPCLVCGTDSEAIYVTRQLFS; encoded by the exons ATGGAGGATATTTATGCTAAGTTTGTGTctcagaaaatcagcaaaacccGCTGGCGACCGGTACCTCCGGGGAGCCTGCAGACCGCGGATACCTTCGCTGCGGGCTCTTGGGACAATGAG GAAAATTATGTTTCACTGTGGTCTATTGGAGATTTTGGGAACTTGGACTCTGATGGAGGGTTTGAAGGAGACCATCAGTTACTGTGTGATATCAGACACCATGGCGATGTAATGGATTTACAG ttttttgaCCAGGAAAGAATTGTAGCTGCTTCATCAACAGGATGTGTAACAGTTTTCCTTCACCATCCAAATAACCAG ACTCTGTCGGTCAGCCAGCAGTGGACAACCGCTCACTACCACACGGGTCCGGGCAGTCCTTCCTGCAGCAGTGCACCGTGCACAGGTGTCGTGTGCAGTAACCCAGAAATTGTCACCGTCGGAGAAGATGGTCGGATCAATCTCTTCAGAGTCGATCACAAGGAGGCGGTGAGAACCATAG aCAACGCAGATAGCAGTACACTCCATGCTGTAACCTTCCTTCGAACTCCTGAGATTCTTACAGTAAATTCAATTGGGCAATTAAAAATATGGGATTtcagaaaacaaggaaatgagCCCTCTCAGATATTATCACT GACTGGTGACCGAGTGCCCCTCCACTGTGTTGACAGACATCCCAACCAGCAGCATGTTGTAGCTACTGGTGGCCAGGATGGAATGCTGAGTATTTGGGATGTTAGACAAGGCACTATGCCTGTGTCTCTGCTGAAGGCTCATGAAGCTGAAA TGTGGGAAGTGCACTTTCACCCGTCCAACCCAGATCATCTATTTACTTGTTCTGAGGATGGATCCCTCTGGCATTGGGATGCCTCCACAGACGTACCTGAAAAATCATCACTGTTTAACCAAG GAGGAAGAAATAGTACTTTTTTGTCTCACAGCATTAGTAACCAGGCTAATGTTCACCAGTCTCTTATAAGCTCCTGGCTCAGCACTGATCCTGCAAAAGACCGTATTGAAATCACAAGCTTGCTTCCCAGCAGGACTTTGTCTGTGAACAGTTTGGATGTTTTAGGTCCTTGTCTTGTTTGTGGAACTGATTCAGAAGCCATTTATGTTACTAGACAGCTTTTCTCATGA